In Urechidicola croceus, a single window of DNA contains:
- a CDS encoding type I restriction endonuclease subunit R codes for MKFSEDSRVKIPSILHLIQLGYQYISLKDNSWDESTNIFTDIFQKQIEFINPSLSESEIQKLYDEVSLSLENEDLGRAFYNKLIDQTGVKLIDFENFDNNSFHVVTELPYQKDDETFRPDIILLLNGIPLVFIEVKKPNNRDGILAEHKRMQTRFRNKKFRKFINLTQLMVFSNNMKYSADDTQMLEGAFYSTTNYHKPIFNFFREDKTFDLDTILKPITEEEENFVLKDTNLLSIKNSKEFISNKNPNTPTNSISTSLFQKERLKFILQYAFAYVEEEKGLEKHVMRYPQLFATKAIENKLKNGVKKGIIWHTQGSGKTALAYFNVKHLTHYYQKKDVIPKFYFIVDRLDLLTQAAREFNARGLKVHKVNSREEFSRDIKSTNVIHNDSGKAEITVVNIQKFKDDPDVIKNNDYNLSVQRIFFLDEVHRSYNPKGSFLANLELADKHSVKIGLTGTPLLGKEYNSKTLFGDYIHKYYYNLSIKDGYTLRLIREEIETNYKLALQQTLEDIKVLQGNADKKTVYAHHKFVEPMLDYIVKDMEQARISMNDNSIGGMVVCDSSDQAKMMHEIFQDKYANKPESFLNLAAEKPASYGNKKKEDSKVDSAQVILHDIGTKQDRKDWVSDFKAGKLDFLFVYNMLLTGFDAKRLKKLYIGRKIKSHNLLQTLTRVNRTYKNHKYGFVVDFADIQKEFDKTNQDYFNELQSELGNEMQHYSNLFKSAEEITKEIEEIKDILFKFDTDNATVFGEQISDINERTEIRQIAEALNNAKELYNLIRLSGNFELLEKLDFRKLTVLSRLTNDRLALINTKIALENNVETDNILNTALEDVIFAFTKVKEEEMVLADELKNTLQRTREMLGGNFDPRDPVFVSLREELERLFKKKNLSEVSKEEMEANIKALNDIYDKAKKIERENQLLRAKYDYDAKYARIHKRLTEKDPLTDSERKLFDALKGLKTAVDQEILQNSKILENESYVEKMVMRLVINQFKKEQKIDINTTDVRRINSIIVKEYMNEYNGYVA; via the coding sequence ATGAAATTCAGCGAAGATTCTAGAGTAAAAATTCCTTCTATCCTACATTTAATTCAATTAGGTTATCAATACATTTCATTGAAGGATAATTCATGGGATGAAAGCACAAATATTTTTACGGATATTTTTCAGAAGCAAATTGAATTCATTAATCCAAGTTTGTCGGAAAGTGAAATTCAAAAATTATATGATGAAGTTTCACTTTCATTAGAAAACGAAGATTTAGGACGTGCATTTTACAATAAACTCATAGATCAAACTGGAGTTAAGTTGATTGATTTCGAAAACTTTGACAACAATTCTTTTCATGTAGTTACAGAACTCCCTTATCAAAAAGATGATGAAACGTTTAGACCAGACATTATTTTGTTATTAAACGGAATACCTTTGGTGTTTATTGAAGTTAAAAAGCCAAATAATCGTGATGGAATATTGGCAGAACATAAACGCATGCAAACGCGCTTTAGAAATAAGAAGTTTCGTAAATTCATAAACCTTACACAACTCATGGTGTTTTCAAACAACATGAAATACAGCGCGGACGATACACAAATGCTTGAAGGTGCATTTTATAGTACAACCAATTATCACAAACCAATTTTTAACTTTTTTAGAGAAGATAAAACATTCGATTTAGATACAATTCTAAAACCAATTACTGAGGAAGAAGAAAACTTTGTATTGAAAGATACCAATCTTCTAAGTATTAAAAATTCAAAGGAATTTATATCTAATAAAAATCCAAATACACCAACAAATTCAATTTCTACTTCTTTATTTCAAAAGGAGCGATTAAAATTCATTTTACAATATGCTTTTGCGTATGTAGAAGAAGAAAAAGGTTTGGAGAAGCATGTGATGCGTTATCCGCAACTATTCGCTACCAAAGCAATTGAAAACAAGTTGAAAAATGGTGTAAAAAAAGGAATTATATGGCACACACAAGGTTCTGGTAAAACAGCTTTGGCTTACTTTAATGTGAAGCATTTAACACATTATTATCAAAAAAAGGATGTGATTCCTAAGTTTTACTTTATTGTAGATCGTTTGGATTTATTAACGCAAGCTGCAAGAGAGTTTAATGCTCGTGGATTAAAAGTTCATAAAGTAAATAGTAGAGAAGAGTTTTCTAGGGATATTAAATCAACCAATGTAATTCACAATGATTCTGGTAAAGCAGAAATTACAGTTGTAAATATTCAGAAGTTTAAAGATGATCCCGATGTTATAAAAAACAACGATTACAATTTAAGTGTACAGCGTATATTTTTCTTAGATGAAGTACATCGTAGTTATAATCCTAAAGGAAGTTTTTTAGCCAATTTAGAACTAGCAGATAAACACTCTGTAAAGATTGGTTTAACAGGAACACCTCTTTTAGGTAAAGAATACAATTCCAAAACCTTATTCGGAGATTATATTCATAAATACTACTACAATTTATCTATTAAAGATGGTTATACTTTGCGATTGATTCGTGAAGAAATAGAAACCAATTATAAGTTAGCCTTACAGCAAACATTAGAGGATATTAAAGTATTGCAAGGCAACGCAGACAAAAAAACAGTGTATGCGCATCATAAATTTGTAGAACCAATGCTCGATTATATTGTAAAAGATATGGAGCAAGCCAGAATTTCTATGAACGATAATAGCATTGGCGGAATGGTAGTTTGTGATTCTTCTGATCAAGCGAAAATGATGCATGAAATATTTCAAGATAAATATGCCAATAAACCAGAATCATTTTTAAACCTTGCTGCAGAAAAACCAGCGAGTTATGGTAATAAAAAGAAAGAAGATAGCAAGGTGGATTCTGCTCAAGTTATTTTACATGATATTGGTACGAAGCAAGACCGAAAAGATTGGGTATCCGATTTTAAAGCAGGAAAACTAGACTTTCTATTTGTATATAATATGCTATTGACTGGTTTTGATGCCAAACGATTAAAGAAATTATACATTGGTCGTAAGATAAAATCACACAATTTATTACAAACATTAACACGTGTAAATAGAACGTATAAAAATCATAAATACGGTTTTGTAGTTGATTTTGCAGACATTCAAAAGGAGTTTGATAAAACCAATCAAGATTATTTTAACGAGTTACAATCGGAGTTGGGTAATGAAATGCAACACTATTCCAACTTGTTTAAATCTGCGGAAGAAATAACAAAAGAGATTGAAGAAATAAAAGACATTCTTTTTAAATTTGACACGGATAATGCAACTGTTTTTGGAGAACAAATTTCTGATATCAACGAACGCACAGAAATACGTCAAATTGCCGAAGCCTTAAATAACGCTAAAGAGTTATACAATCTTATTCGACTATCTGGTAATTTTGAATTATTAGAGAAATTAGACTTTAGAAAACTAACTGTTTTATCACGATTAACGAACGATAGACTCGCCTTAATCAACACCAAAATAGCATTAGAAAATAACGTTGAAACCGATAATATTTTAAACACTGCTTTAGAAGACGTCATTTTTGCTTTTACCAAAGTAAAAGAGGAAGAAATGGTGTTGGCAGATGAATTAAAAAATACTTTACAACGCACACGCGAAATGTTAGGTGGTAATTTTGATCCTCGCGATCCTGTTTTTGTATCGTTGCGAGAAGAACTAGAGCGATTATTTAAAAAGAAGAATTTAAGTGAAGTTTCTAAAGAAGAAATGGAAGCCAATATTAAAGCCTTAAACGATATCTACGATAAAGCAAAAAAAATAGAAAGAGAAAACCAATTATTAAGAGCAAAATATGATTACGATGCGAAGTATGCTCGCATACATAAACGATTGACAGAGAAAGACCCTTTAACAGATAGTGAACGTAAATTATTTGATGCATTAAAGGGATTAAAAACCGCCGTGGATCAAGAAATTTTACAAAACTCAAAAATTCTAGAAAACGAAAGTTATGTAGAAAAAATGGTAATGCGATTGGTGATTAATCAATTTAAAAAAGAACAAAAAATAGACATTAATACAACAGATGTAAGGCGTATTAATAGCATTATAGTAAAAGAATATATGAACGAATACAACGGATACGTTGCTTAA
- a CDS encoding tyrosine-type recombinase/integrase: MSTLNELVTFEHEIEHDLEHDLLLKKNFSHPKIYIANGDINKRWYVYFSYRNPETGKLQRIKNIYGIVNNYHTKEERMSVLSVYRRKLLKLLKAGYNPFLDNTEVHDQSKKKVEKKVEVKEKSKVLAVKEVIPDKKEKPSMSIREAFEFGLNLKVKVISESTMRGYENRVKLFLAWIDKNHKELKSINDLNKRVVAEYLNSVLDKSSARNRNNYRIDLSSVLQAVVDNDIIEQNFIKEIPVLRSVPERNKTYNKEVQEEIFEYLETEDPILLLFIKFIGYNFLRPIEVCRLKIKDINLNNNTIQFKAKNSPLKTKIIPEILLSELPDLSKLDKNHFLFTPKSIGGKWDSSTENRRDHFTKRFKTVVKDHFNLGTDYGLYSFRHTYITKLYRKLVEDSSPFEAKSKLMLITGHTSMTALEKYLRDIDAELPQDYSHLLK; encoded by the coding sequence ATGTCTACATTAAATGAATTAGTTACATTTGAACACGAAATTGAACACGATTTAGAACACGATTTGCTTTTGAAGAAGAACTTTTCACACCCCAAAATTTACATTGCCAATGGCGATATTAACAAACGTTGGTACGTCTATTTTTCCTATCGAAATCCTGAAACAGGGAAACTTCAGCGTATTAAAAACATTTATGGAATTGTAAATAATTACCATACTAAGGAAGAACGGATGTCTGTACTTTCTGTATACAGAAGAAAATTACTAAAATTATTAAAAGCAGGCTACAATCCTTTTCTTGACAATACAGAAGTACATGATCAGAGTAAAAAGAAGGTTGAAAAAAAAGTTGAAGTTAAAGAAAAATCAAAAGTACTAGCTGTTAAAGAAGTGATTCCTGATAAGAAGGAAAAACCTTCAATGAGTATACGGGAAGCCTTTGAGTTTGGATTGAATTTAAAAGTAAAAGTGATTAGTGAATCTACCATGCGTGGGTATGAGAATAGAGTCAAATTGTTTTTGGCTTGGATAGATAAAAACCACAAGGAATTAAAAAGTATAAATGATTTAAATAAAAGAGTTGTTGCCGAATATTTAAATTCTGTATTAGATAAATCGAGTGCTCGAAATAGAAACAACTATCGTATTGATTTGAGCAGTGTTTTACAAGCAGTAGTAGATAATGATATTATAGAACAAAATTTCATTAAAGAAATTCCTGTACTAAGGTCTGTTCCAGAAAGAAACAAAACATACAATAAAGAAGTTCAAGAAGAAATATTTGAATATTTAGAAACAGAAGATCCAATTCTGTTGTTGTTCATAAAGTTTATAGGTTATAATTTTTTAAGACCAATTGAAGTATGTCGATTGAAAATAAAGGATATTAATTTAAATAATAATACCATTCAATTTAAGGCTAAGAATAGTCCTTTGAAAACTAAGATTATTCCTGAAATTTTACTCTCTGAATTACCAGACCTTTCGAAATTGGATAAAAATCACTTTTTATTTACACCAAAATCAATAGGTGGTAAATGGGATTCAAGTACAGAAAATAGAAGAGACCATTTTACAAAACGATTTAAAACTGTTGTGAAAGACCATTTCAATTTAGGAACTGACTATGGATTATATAGTTTTAGACATACTTATATCACCAAGTTGTATAGAAAATTGGTCGAAGATTCTTCACCATTTGAAGCAAAAAGTAAATTGATGTTGATTACAGGTCATACTTCCATGACTGCCTTAGAGAAGTATCTGAGAGATATTGATGCAGAACTTCCACAAGATTATTCCCATTTACTAAAATAA
- a CDS encoding type II secretion system protein GspD: MEKKRILFLTLFICTFFVQIGFSQQQRIEQLRLKLESIVVDTPGLNEKVNLNVNNVLLPDFLRAIASTNEVNLSINPDLNTINVSNNFSNVSVVDVLLFLSKEYDLDIIFTGNILSIRKLEKEKIPYEKREIPIEFDAVNELLSVDIQNDSLYTVFKEITNKTGKNLVFAPGLENYKLTSYIQRMPIESAFDKIAFANNLTVTKSRDNYYLFEGGTPLITSNNQGNANGQQAPRRNRRSNFYLKITDTINKKVDVDFENIQISNIIYDLGQQFKLDVFTSTPLDAAGVATVKAKDISLDLLLDKLLENTEFAFKKDREIYYFGKLDQVSLRNTVTIPLMYRSIEIMTGQSSTSSQMTGNTRYSNSNYFGGNNGGNSGFNNNNFNNNTSNPNRQNINTSSSGFQNHNSKAEALVSILPEEVKKNLDIQTDVELNSFIVSGPSQYIEKFRAFIKYIDKPVPNINIEVMFIEVNRSATVETGINWGIGENAVATQGSLFPETDFTLGAQTINKIINSNQFGSLNLGNVVPGFFMNVKAMESNGDIKVRSTPKISALNGHVANFSAGETTYYAVTERNIYGSQNPQTSEITNYFPLEAQTAINIKPIVSGDGNITMEINVVQSSFNGKKVDENAPPGVNSREFTSVVRVGDQDLIVLGGLEEVIKNDSGSGVPFLARIPVIKWLFSKRKREDTKKKLVVFIKPTIIF; this comes from the coding sequence ATGGAAAAGAAAAGAATACTTTTTTTAACGCTTTTTATTTGTACTTTTTTTGTGCAAATTGGTTTTAGTCAGCAGCAAAGAATTGAACAGTTGAGACTTAAATTAGAAAGTATTGTTGTTGATACTCCAGGATTAAATGAAAAGGTGAATTTAAACGTAAATAATGTTTTATTGCCAGATTTTTTAAGAGCAATTGCAAGTACCAATGAGGTCAATTTAAGTATCAATCCAGATTTGAATACGATTAATGTTTCAAATAATTTTTCTAATGTAAGTGTAGTTGATGTCCTACTTTTTTTAAGTAAAGAATATGATTTAGATATAATTTTTACTGGGAATATTCTTTCCATAAGAAAACTTGAAAAAGAAAAAATACCTTATGAAAAAAGAGAAATACCTATTGAGTTTGATGCTGTAAATGAGTTATTATCAGTTGATATTCAAAACGACTCTTTATATACAGTTTTTAAAGAGATTACAAATAAAACAGGAAAAAACTTGGTATTTGCTCCTGGTTTAGAAAACTACAAATTGACTAGTTATATTCAGAGAATGCCAATTGAAAGTGCATTTGACAAAATTGCTTTTGCCAATAATTTAACTGTGACGAAAAGCAGGGATAATTATTATTTGTTTGAGGGAGGTACACCATTAATAACTTCAAATAATCAAGGAAATGCTAACGGTCAACAAGCACCAAGACGAAATAGACGGTCAAACTTTTATTTAAAAATAACTGACACCATCAATAAAAAAGTAGATGTAGATTTTGAAAATATTCAAATTTCGAATATTATATATGATTTAGGTCAACAATTCAAACTAGATGTTTTTACATCTACTCCTTTAGATGCCGCAGGAGTTGCTACTGTAAAAGCAAAGGATATTTCTTTAGATTTACTTTTAGATAAATTATTAGAAAACACAGAATTTGCTTTTAAAAAGGATCGTGAAATTTATTATTTTGGAAAATTAGATCAAGTATCACTAAGAAATACTGTAACAATTCCATTAATGTATCGATCAATTGAAATTATGACAGGCCAAAGTTCAACTTCTTCTCAAATGACAGGGAATACTAGATATTCTAACTCAAATTATTTTGGAGGAAATAATGGTGGAAATAGTGGGTTTAATAATAATAATTTTAACAACAATACTTCAAATCCAAATAGACAAAATATCAACACAAGCAGTTCAGGTTTTCAAAATCATAATTCTAAGGCTGAAGCTCTAGTAAGTATTTTGCCAGAAGAAGTGAAGAAAAATCTAGATATTCAAACAGATGTTGAACTCAATAGTTTCATTGTAAGCGGACCAAGTCAATATATAGAAAAGTTTAGAGCATTTATAAAATATATTGATAAACCAGTTCCTAATATAAATATAGAAGTGATGTTTATTGAAGTAAATAGAAGTGCAACTGTTGAAACGGGAATTAATTGGGGAATAGGTGAAAATGCTGTTGCTACACAAGGTTCACTTTTTCCAGAAACTGATTTTACTTTAGGAGCCCAAACAATTAATAAAATTATCAATTCGAATCAATTCGGTTCTTTGAATTTAGGAAATGTAGTTCCAGGCTTTTTTATGAATGTTAAGGCAATGGAATCAAATGGAGATATTAAAGTTCGTTCAACGCCTAAAATTTCTGCTTTAAATGGGCATGTTGCTAATTTTTCTGCAGGAGAGACAACTTACTATGCAGTCACAGAGAGAAATATTTATGGGTCGCAAAATCCTCAAACTTCCGAAATTACAAACTATTTTCCTTTGGAAGCTCAAACAGCTATTAATATTAAACCAATAGTCTCTGGAGATGGAAATATTACAATGGAAATTAACGTAGTTCAGTCTAGTTTCAATGGTAAAAAAGTGGATGAAAATGCACCGCCAGGAGTGAATTCTCGTGAGTTTACATCAGTAGTTAGGGTAGGGGATCAGGATTTAATTGTTTTAGGAGGACTAGAAGAAGTAATAAAAAATGATTCAGGAAGTGGAGTGCCATTTTTGGCTAGAATTCCAGTAATTAAATGGTTGTTTAGTAAAAGGAAAAGAGAAGATACTAAGAAGAAATTAGTTGTATTTATTAAGCCTACGATTATATTTTAA
- a CDS encoding GspE/PulE family protein has protein sequence MSNNPFNIPTQLLQLISAEQAHHYKIVPIDNENGTIKFKTDALQIDELQLELQILLGKNIELTIDTSENIQSYLSLNYRKGKKGSEISKLQFSDDFLLNIINEAKSLGSSDIHFEIFEEKCRVRFRIDGKLIERYIIQSHEYPTYVNRIKILSQLDISEKRLPQDGRINIKNEQDEFDIRVSVLPTLYGEKVVLRLLAKDTSSIDLDNLGFTVTELKRYKESIRNPNGIILISGPTGSGKTTTLYATLKLLNNDDTNILTIEDPIEYTLEGINQVQLKENIGLDFASTLRTFLRQDPDIIMVGEIRDVETANMAIRAALTGHLVLSTIHTNSAWATISRLIDMGIPPFLIASTLNVSVAQRLVRKLCNDCKQKEKLSLDLLPENILLKDDLEFHYKAVGCENCFHSGYSGRKAIYEIIPITKELTLQIKNNALEIDAYLEDKKIETLKTNALKLVQLGETSIDEVYSLLTN, from the coding sequence ATGTCTAACAACCCATTCAACATACCAACTCAATTATTGCAATTAATATCTGCCGAGCAAGCGCATCATTATAAAATTGTTCCGATTGATAACGAAAATGGAACAATAAAATTCAAAACTGATGCGCTTCAAATTGACGAATTACAATTAGAGTTGCAAATACTTCTAGGTAAGAACATTGAATTAACTATTGATACTTCTGAGAATATTCAAAGTTATTTGTCGCTCAATTATAGAAAAGGAAAAAAAGGAAGTGAGATTTCCAAATTACAGTTCTCGGATGATTTTTTATTGAATATTATAAATGAGGCAAAATCATTGGGAAGTAGTGATATTCATTTTGAAATTTTTGAAGAAAAGTGCAGAGTGAGATTTCGAATAGATGGGAAATTAATTGAACGTTACATCATTCAATCGCATGAATATCCTACTTATGTAAATAGGATAAAAATATTATCTCAATTAGATATTTCTGAAAAAAGATTACCTCAAGATGGACGAATAAATATTAAGAATGAACAAGATGAATTTGACATTCGTGTATCAGTATTACCAACTTTATATGGTGAAAAAGTAGTGTTGAGATTATTGGCTAAAGATACATCTTCAATTGATTTAGATAATTTAGGTTTTACAGTTACTGAGTTAAAAAGATATAAAGAAAGCATTCGAAATCCGAATGGAATTATTTTGATTTCTGGACCTACAGGTTCTGGTAAAACAACAACTTTATATGCAACTTTGAAATTGTTGAATAATGACGACACCAATATTTTGACAATTGAAGATCCTATAGAATATACATTGGAAGGAATCAATCAAGTACAACTAAAAGAGAATATTGGATTGGATTTTGCGAGTACATTACGAACGTTTTTACGACAAGATCCAGACATTATTATGGTAGGTGAAATACGAGATGTTGAAACAGCAAATATGGCTATTCGAGCAGCTTTAACTGGTCATTTAGTATTGTCTACCATTCATACAAACTCTGCTTGGGCAACCATATCAAGATTGATTGATATGGGAATACCACCATTTTTAATTGCAAGTACTTTAAATGTAAGTGTTGCACAAAGATTGGTTCGTAAATTATGTAATGACTGTAAACAAAAAGAAAAATTATCATTAGATTTACTTCCAGAAAATATCCTTTTGAAAGATGACCTTGAGTTTCATTATAAAGCAGTTGGATGTGAAAATTGTTTTCATTCAGGATATTCGGGAAGAAAGGCCATCTATGAAATTATTCCTATTACCAAAGAATTAACTCTTCAAATAAAAAATAATGCGTTAGAAATTGATGCTTATTTGGAGGATAAAAAAATTGAAACATTAAAAACCAATGCTCTTAAATTAGTTCAGTTAGGTGAAACTTCTATAGATGAAGTGTATTCATTATTAACGAACTAG
- a CDS encoding type IV pilin protein, whose protein sequence is MKNKSLLFKKIPSYNLQELMVTLVIIGILVLIALPALMPLISRAKSVEAQNQLKHLFNTERQYFYMHSKYSSNIDDIDFEVPKTVNENGTANYNYEILEATSNTFKARATAIADFDGDGVYNVWEIDQDQNLKEVVKD, encoded by the coding sequence ATGAAAAATAAAAGTCTGCTATTTAAAAAAATTCCATCCTATAATTTACAAGAATTAATGGTAACATTGGTGATTATTGGTATCTTGGTTTTGATTGCTTTACCAGCCTTAATGCCGCTAATATCAAGGGCGAAAAGTGTTGAGGCTCAGAATCAATTAAAACATTTATTCAATACCGAGCGACAGTATTTTTATATGCACTCCAAATATTCTTCTAATATTGATGACATAGATTTTGAAGTTCCTAAAACAGTGAATGAAAATGGCACTGCAAATTATAATTATGAAATATTAGAAGCAACTTCAAATACTTTTAAAGCAAGAGCAACTGCAATTGCAGATTTTGATGGAGATGGTGTTTACAACGTTTGGGAAATAGATCAAGATCAAAATTTGAAAGAGGTAGTTAAGGATTAA